Genomic segment of Arachnia propionica:
CCGCGCCGACCTGCAGGCCGTGGTCCAACGCGACCCAGCCGCCGCCGGATACGCCAACCCACTGCTCTACTTCAAGGGCTTCCACTCCATCCAGGCCTACCGGGTGGCGCATTCCTACTGGGAACGCGATCGTCATGCACTGGCCCTGTACCTGCAATCGCGGATCTCGGAGGTGTTCGCCGTCGACATCCACCCGGCCGCACGGATCGGCAAGGGCATCATGTTCGACCACGCCACCAGCGTGGTGATCGGTGAGACCGCGGTAGTGGAGGACGACTTCTCCATGCTCCACGAGGTCACCCTCGGCGGCTCCGGCAAGGAGGGCGGCGATCGCCACCCCAAGATCGGGCGCGGCGTCATGATCGGAGCAGGAGCCAAGGTGCTCGGCAACATCCGAATCGGGGAGGGCGCAAAAATAGGCGCGGGTTCCGTGGTGCTGAAGGATGTCCCCCCACACACCACGGTCGCGGGAATCCCCGCGAAGGTCGTCAGCGTACCCAGCGCAGCCCTGCCCGCCCTCGACATGGACCAGTTCCTGCCATCGGCGCAGTAGCGATCAGAGCTACTCCGGGTCGATGATCTCGCAGATCACGTCGCCCGCATTGACGGGCTGCCCCGGGGCGATGGCTATCCTCACCACCTGGCCGGGCCGGTGGGCGTGCAGCGGTTGTTCCATCTTCATGGCCTCGATGACCGCCACCACCTGGCCCTCCTCGACGACCTCGCCCTCCTGGACGGAGAGTTTCACGACGGTGCCCTGCATGGGGCAGATCAGGCCGTTGCCGCTCGGGGCGGAGACCCTGGCGCCACCCCGGTCGCGGCGGGTGGGGCGTTTCGGGGTCTTGCCACGGGCCTCGGGGCGGGCCCCGAAACCGGCGGGCAGCTTCACCTCCATGCGACGCCCGTTGACCTCCACAGCGATCACCTCCGGTTCGCCCAGGTCCTCGGGGTCACCCAGCACCCCCGTGTAGGCGGGGATCTCGTTGGTGAACTCGGTTTCGATCCAGCGGGTGTGAACCCCGAAGCTGCCGTCGGCGGCCACGAAATCGGGTTCCTCCAACAGAACCTGGTGGAACGGGACGACCGTCGGCATCCCCTCGACCTGCAGCTCACCCAGGGCACGGCGCGCCCGAGCAAGGACCTGGGGTCGGTTCGCGCCGGTGACGATGAGTTTCGCCACGAGCGAGTCGAAGGCTCCCGGTACGGTCATGCCCGCGTGATAGCCCTCGTCGACACGAATTCCGGGACCGGTGGGAGCGTGCCACTTGACCAGGGTGCCGGGGGCGGGCATGAAACCACGCCCGGCGTCCTCGGCGTTGATGCGGAACTCGATGGAGTGGCCGTGGATCTCGGGGTCGTCGTAGCCCAGCTCCTCGCCCTCGGCGATGCGGAACATCTCCCGCACCAGATCCAGCCCCGTGACCTCCTCGGAAACCGGGTGCTCCACCTGGAGCCGGGTGTTGACCTCCAGGAAGGAAATGGTCCCGTCGAGGCCGACGAGGAACTCGCAGGTCCCCGCCCCGACGTACCCGGCCTCCTTCAGGATGGCCTTCGACGAACTGCGCAGCAGCTCCTCCTGTTCCGGGCTGAGGAACGGGGCCGGCGCCTCCTCGACGAGCTTCTGGTGGCGGCGCTGCAGTGAGCAGTCGCGGGTGGAGACCACCACCACGTTGCCGTGTTCATCGGCCAGGCACTGGGTTTCCACGTGCCGGGGTTTGTCCAGGTAGCGTTCCACGAAACACTCGCCGCGCCCGAAGGCGGTGATGGCCTCCCGGGTTGCGGAATCGAACAGCTCGGGGATCTCCTCGAGGGTGCGGGCCACCTTGAGGCCGCGACCGCCACCCCCGAAGGCGGCCTTGATGGCCACGGGCAGGCCGTGCTGCTCCGCGAAACGCACCACCTCCGCGGCGTCGGCGACGGGATCGGGGGTGCCCGGCACTTGCGGAGCACCCACCTTCTGCGCGATGTGACGGGCCTTGACCTTGTCGCCCAGGCTCTCGATGGCCTCGGGGGGTGGGCCGATCCATTTCAGGCCCGCGTCCATGACGGCGCGGGCGAAACCGGCGTTCTCGGCCAGGAAACCGTAGCCCGGGTGCACGGCGTCGGCTCCG
This window contains:
- the cysE gene encoding serine O-acetyltransferase translates to MDPARIVADHLIWESIRAECAEAAANEPLLAGFLSHVVLSQPDLETALAYILAAKLDNATLPALSLRDIILDVLRDEKCIQNAIRADLQAVVQRDPAAAGYANPLLYFKGFHSIQAYRVAHSYWERDRHALALYLQSRISEVFAVDIHPAARIGKGIMFDHATSVVIGETAVVEDDFSMLHEVTLGGSGKEGGDRHPKIGRGVMIGAGAKVLGNIRIGEGAKIGAGSVVLKDVPPHTTVAGIPAKVVSVPSAALPALDMDQFLPSAQ
- a CDS encoding biotin carboxylase N-terminal domain-containing protein, whose protein sequence is MNNGVISKVLIANRGEIAVRVIRAARDAGIASVAVYADSDADSLFVTLADEAFALGGATPADTYLNVEKLLDVARRSGADAVHPGYGFLAENAGFARAVMDAGLKWIGPPPEAIESLGDKVKARHIAQKVGAPQVPGTPDPVADAAEVVRFAEQHGLPVAIKAAFGGGGRGLKVARTLEEIPELFDSATREAITAFGRGECFVERYLDKPRHVETQCLADEHGNVVVVSTRDCSLQRRHQKLVEEAPAPFLSPEQEELLRSSSKAILKEAGYVGAGTCEFLVGLDGTISFLEVNTRLQVEHPVSEEVTGLDLVREMFRIAEGEELGYDDPEIHGHSIEFRINAEDAGRGFMPAPGTLVKWHAPTGPGIRVDEGYHAGMTVPGAFDSLVAKLIVTGANRPQVLARARRALGELQVEGMPTVVPFHQVLLEEPDFVAADGSFGVHTRWIETEFTNEIPAYTGVLGDPEDLGEPEVIAVEVNGRRMEVKLPAGFGARPEARGKTPKRPTRRDRGGARVSAPSGNGLICPMQGTVVKLSVQEGEVVEEGQVVAVIEAMKMEQPLHAHRPGQVVRIAIAPGQPVNAGDVICEIIDPE